From Sediminibacterium sp. TEGAF015, a single genomic window includes:
- a CDS encoding alpha-2-macroglobulin family protein → MRLFFSLIILLISFQLKAQTTDTYYAEQYKIIDSLLLKDRLPKTALEKVKALYKKAVTEKKEAEQIRAMIYETEIEQEYTEEGYTQTLQTLKKACQQSKENSLLKSLLHVLIAKKYNEYYENQKWNLYNRKNWNAQSLKDSIEAQFKQAKANTTLLINNSLALYAPIVIGGSEPLQHYTLYDLLLLEQIKYYTEGLGNTASEGNQKTVSALYQELIDGKKTDEPIQQRFRLNFLKWQYQENNIQETEYTAALRQFTKIDTVGFYKAASSSSPMAATYISVIADAYQELARLTAEKGRSYHPFKDSSNRYALVNALSIIDEAESQLSKAENSSMLIRKSGLTDLQNEIKDKKTWIQVEEYNESNKPFRAFLQFKNTDTLYGKLYKVNFGFYPKGIQSEEILSTILKQNLVREIAIPLPSTGDYQTHFTEFKIDPLSDGTYLLLTSAGKSFNISKDKLGYTVFNVSKWVYIKDNQQYFIRNYGDGKPVVNASVSVMQNVYNRNTGISEQKTLLETITDEQGGFQITQKVDNSITVQVKNKNSILQFSEYQYQFRSLHTETDPSIEFEKGNKRIHFFTDRSIYRPGQTIYFKGIAITRDWGTKQSKLVKDKTPIRLYLYNASWQKVDSLFLMLNSFGSITGQFPIPNKGLTGTFTIEAVDYNSSRANVKVEEYKRPTIQLVFNQPKFGYRLNDSIHYTIQALGYAGNVINGAKVVYTVKQFGRRPQPEGNIIAQGNGITDGSGKFIIPFKALYDSTKEKVEDLSMNYIVQLTVTDLNGESRSGNINISAARTAWRLSIQTPSIVVQNQFKNIETLVQDLNGKTKYIPVQSAIYKLTEPDQFVRKKYWERSDLHIYDSLTYRKYFPQDEYNQETEIANWPVATIATDINKLEAGTYKVIATAVDSFGLTLKTVQYLQVINTEKNKSYPNHFQYYSTTTKKPGDTLQIITAYPVSNASVIQKIKRGNAVSTYQYKQAENLSKEEYIISENDKGGIFLQEVFIANGRMYKQVQSIAVPFYDKELSIKTGTFRNVFEPGSKESWQIEVAGSRANEKAAEMLTGMYDASLDALHPHNWDRLDLWNSTNFDNGFNSTLFRATHITLLYDYQCFCEAKPYTDPHLLSGIPVQWKMKDRVLYETQAQKSLAAPPPSNIRVRGKNSLMEEDYDKVFTATEIVDPITGDIIRNGRLIPANKPAEALVQIRKNFNETAFFIPQLYADSTGKYTFSFQFPDATTQWKWMTLAHTKELAVGYTEQKVQTQKSLMVQPNLPRFLREGDQMEIPVKMANLTQQELTGTITLELIDATTNTPVDGWFQNVFPQQYFTAEAGQSAVVQFPVQIPFSYNKPLRIRMIAKTNSFSDGEEHIIPVLSNRQFITETLPIYLSKDTTQQFTFSKLINTQSEGISTEALTVEYTTQPAWNAIQALGYIKTDPEQSAIQQFSRIYANLMALHILKKYPVIGKTLEDWRKDSTALLNPLEKNNELKQILLEETPWVLDAKSGNLLLKELANQFNAERMASENEESIIRLEKLQGKDGSFSWFEGGNSDPFITNYILTQIGKLKRIGAIDPSISAKLRVMLVKANHFMDSDIQYRYKKDKDAKQISIPLDYLVMRSLYRDIANTNDSAYQFYLKKALANWSQQNLYGQAMAALLAHRNNQTALAERILKSLAEQSMNETIKGVYWKNRLTSRWYAMPIQHQSMMIDCFSEINTALPKQPYKQFISGMLTWLILNKETNHWGNSLSTTEAVYSIVANAGEWFGNKRAVQIKLGNTTTLGTATEKTMEGSGYFKKRIEGSKVNATMGNITVTTATQNMVSNQPSYGTIYWQYLANMDEVTASKGGVEINKTISVHRNNQWVPLNENEPVKVGELLNVSLSIKTDREMDYVHVKDLRPAATEPTDVLSGYQWKSRFIYYQSTKDVSTNYYFHSLPKGEHQLNYTMRATHTGLYTVGLASIQSMYAPAMKAHSNSIKIRIEQ, encoded by the coding sequence ATGCGTCTATTTTTTTCCCTGATTATCCTGTTGATTTCCTTTCAGCTAAAAGCACAAACTACAGATACTTATTATGCTGAGCAATATAAAATCATTGACAGTTTATTGCTAAAAGACCGGTTGCCCAAAACAGCACTGGAAAAAGTGAAAGCCTTATACAAGAAAGCTGTAACAGAAAAAAAGGAAGCAGAGCAGATCAGGGCAATGATTTATGAAACAGAGATTGAACAGGAATATACCGAAGAAGGCTATACCCAAACCCTGCAGACATTAAAAAAAGCCTGTCAGCAATCCAAAGAAAATTCCTTATTAAAGTCTTTATTACATGTACTGATTGCCAAAAAATACAATGAATATTACGAGAACCAAAAATGGAATTTATACAACCGGAAGAACTGGAATGCACAGTCGTTAAAAGATAGTATTGAAGCGCAATTCAAACAGGCAAAAGCCAACACTACCCTTTTAATAAATAATTCGCTGGCCCTGTATGCTCCTATTGTTATAGGGGGATCAGAACCGCTGCAACATTATACCCTCTACGATTTACTCTTATTGGAACAGATAAAATATTACACCGAAGGTCTGGGAAATACTGCCAGTGAGGGTAATCAAAAAACCGTGTCTGCCTTATATCAGGAATTGATAGATGGAAAAAAAACAGACGAGCCAATTCAGCAGCGTTTTCGTTTAAATTTTCTAAAATGGCAGTATCAGGAAAATAATATACAAGAAACCGAATATACAGCTGCACTAAGACAATTCACTAAAATAGATACTGTCGGATTTTATAAAGCAGCGTCCAGCTCATCACCAATGGCAGCGACATACATTTCAGTAATTGCAGATGCCTATCAGGAACTGGCCAGGCTAACTGCTGAAAAAGGAAGAAGTTATCATCCCTTCAAAGACAGTTCCAACAGGTATGCATTAGTAAATGCTTTATCTATTATTGATGAGGCTGAATCGCAACTTAGCAAAGCAGAGAACAGTTCAATGCTCATCAGAAAAAGTGGATTAACAGATTTGCAAAACGAAATCAAAGACAAGAAAACCTGGATACAAGTAGAGGAATACAATGAGAGCAACAAACCTTTCCGGGCATTTTTGCAATTTAAAAATACAGATACGCTTTATGGAAAATTGTACAAAGTCAATTTTGGCTTTTATCCCAAAGGAATTCAATCAGAAGAAATTTTATCTACTATCCTAAAACAAAATTTAGTCAGAGAAATAGCCATACCACTCCCATCTACGGGCGATTATCAAACACATTTTACTGAGTTTAAAATAGATCCACTTTCAGATGGCACATACTTGCTGTTAACCAGTGCTGGCAAATCCTTTAATATTTCAAAGGACAAGCTGGGATACACTGTATTCAATGTATCTAAGTGGGTCTATATTAAAGACAATCAGCAATACTTTATCAGAAACTATGGAGATGGTAAACCTGTGGTAAATGCATCCGTAAGTGTCATGCAAAATGTATATAACAGAAATACAGGTATTTCAGAACAGAAAACCCTTTTAGAAACCATAACAGATGAGCAAGGCGGTTTTCAGATTACACAAAAAGTAGATAATAGTATAACTGTTCAGGTAAAAAACAAAAACAGCATTTTACAGTTTAGTGAGTACCAATATCAATTCAGAAGTTTACATACTGAAACAGACCCGTCCATTGAATTTGAAAAGGGCAACAAGCGAATCCATTTTTTTACCGACCGATCCATTTACCGACCAGGGCAAACCATCTATTTTAAAGGTATTGCCATTACCAGGGATTGGGGAACAAAGCAATCCAAATTGGTAAAAGACAAAACACCAATTCGCCTCTATCTGTATAATGCAAGCTGGCAAAAAGTAGATTCCCTTTTTCTTATGTTGAATTCCTTTGGAAGTATTACAGGCCAGTTTCCTATTCCGAACAAAGGGCTTACCGGAACCTTTACCATTGAAGCAGTGGATTACAATTCTTCAAGAGCAAACGTAAAGGTAGAAGAATACAAAAGACCAACTATTCAACTAGTTTTTAACCAGCCTAAGTTTGGCTATCGATTAAACGACAGCATACATTATACCATTCAAGCATTGGGCTATGCAGGGAATGTTATCAACGGGGCAAAAGTGGTGTACACAGTTAAGCAATTTGGAAGACGTCCACAACCCGAAGGCAATATTATTGCCCAAGGAAATGGCATTACCGATGGAAGTGGAAAGTTTATTATACCCTTCAAAGCTTTGTATGATAGCACTAAAGAAAAGGTTGAGGATTTATCCATGAATTATATTGTTCAACTAACGGTAACAGATTTAAATGGAGAGAGCAGATCGGGCAATATCAATATCAGTGCGGCCAGAACTGCCTGGAGACTATCTATTCAAACCCCGTCTATTGTTGTTCAAAACCAATTTAAAAATATTGAAACCCTGGTGCAGGACCTGAATGGAAAAACAAAATACATACCAGTACAATCAGCTATTTACAAACTAACAGAACCCGATCAATTTGTTAGAAAAAAATACTGGGAGCGTTCTGATCTGCATATATATGACTCCCTTACTTATCGAAAATATTTTCCGCAGGATGAATACAACCAGGAAACAGAAATTGCAAACTGGCCAGTTGCAACAATAGCTACAGATATAAACAAACTGGAAGCAGGCACTTATAAAGTAATTGCTACTGCAGTAGATAGTTTTGGTTTAACACTCAAAACCGTCCAGTATTTACAAGTGATTAATACTGAAAAAAATAAAAGCTATCCGAATCACTTTCAATACTATTCAACAACCACTAAGAAGCCAGGAGATACCTTACAAATCATTACAGCATACCCGGTAAGTAATGCATCTGTTATCCAAAAAATAAAAAGAGGCAATGCAGTGTCAACTTATCAATACAAGCAAGCAGAAAACCTATCAAAGGAAGAATATATTATCAGTGAAAATGACAAAGGCGGAATCTTTTTGCAGGAAGTATTTATTGCAAACGGAAGAATGTATAAACAGGTTCAATCCATCGCTGTCCCTTTTTACGACAAAGAACTATCCATTAAAACCGGAACTTTCAGAAATGTTTTTGAACCTGGTTCTAAAGAAAGCTGGCAAATTGAAGTAGCAGGTAGCAGGGCAAATGAAAAAGCAGCAGAAATGCTAACTGGCATGTATGATGCCAGTCTTGATGCTTTGCATCCCCATAATTGGGATCGTTTAGACTTATGGAACAGTACCAATTTCGATAATGGATTCAACAGCACCCTATTCCGTGCCACCCATATTACCCTTTTATACGATTATCAATGTTTCTGTGAAGCCAAACCCTATACAGATCCGCATCTGCTTAGTGGCATACCGGTACAATGGAAAATGAAAGATCGGGTTTTGTATGAAACACAGGCCCAAAAATCTCTAGCAGCACCCCCACCTTCGAATATAAGGGTTAGGGGTAAAAATTCGCTAATGGAAGAGGACTATGACAAAGTATTTACTGCAACCGAAATAGTAGATCCTATCACGGGTGATATCATTCGTAACGGAAGACTTATTCCAGCCAACAAACCTGCAGAAGCCTTAGTGCAAATCAGAAAGAATTTCAATGAAACGGCTTTCTTTATTCCACAATTGTATGCAGACAGCACAGGTAAATATACTTTTAGTTTTCAGTTTCCTGATGCAACTACCCAATGGAAATGGATGACCCTGGCCCATACCAAAGAACTGGCCGTTGGTTATACAGAACAGAAAGTACAAACACAAAAAAGCCTGATGGTGCAACCCAACCTTCCCCGTTTTCTGAGAGAAGGAGACCAGATGGAAATACCAGTGAAGATGGCCAATCTTACTCAACAAGAACTAACAGGTACCATTACCCTAGAATTGATTGATGCCACCACCAACACACCGGTAGACGGATGGTTCCAAAATGTTTTTCCGCAGCAATATTTTACTGCCGAAGCTGGACAATCTGCTGTTGTACAATTCCCAGTACAAATACCATTCAGCTACAACAAACCATTACGCATTCGAATGATTGCGAAGACCAATAGCTTTAGTGACGGCGAAGAACATATCATTCCGGTTTTAAGTAACAGACAATTCATAACGGAAACGCTACCTATCTATCTTTCCAAAGACACCACACAACAATTCACTTTCAGTAAACTTATCAATACGCAAAGTGAAGGAATCAGTACCGAAGCCCTGACCGTTGAATATACCACACAACCAGCATGGAATGCCATACAGGCATTGGGCTATATAAAAACAGATCCTGAACAATCTGCCATACAACAATTCAGCCGCATCTATGCTAATTTGATGGCTTTGCATATCCTTAAAAAATATCCTGTTATTGGTAAAACATTAGAAGACTGGAGAAAAGACAGTACGGCTTTGCTCAACCCATTAGAAAAGAATAATGAACTAAAACAGATTTTACTGGAAGAAACGCCATGGGTACTTGATGCAAAATCAGGAAACCTTTTATTAAAAGAACTGGCCAACCAATTCAATGCAGAAAGAATGGCAAGTGAAAATGAAGAGAGCATCATTCGTTTGGAAAAACTGCAAGGTAAAGACGGAAGTTTTAGTTGGTTCGAAGGAGGAAATTCCGATCCTTTTATCACCAATTACATTTTAACACAAATAGGAAAGTTAAAAAGAATCGGCGCCATTGATCCATCCATTTCTGCAAAATTAAGAGTGATGCTGGTGAAAGCCAATCATTTTATGGACAGTGATATCCAGTATCGTTACAAAAAAGACAAAGACGCAAAACAAATTAGCATTCCGTTGGATTATTTGGTAATGCGAAGCTTGTACAGAGATATTGCTAATACCAATGACTCTGCCTATCAGTTCTATTTAAAGAAAGCATTAGCCAACTGGTCTCAGCAAAATTTATATGGACAGGCTATGGCAGCTTTGCTTGCTCACAGAAACAATCAGACTGCATTAGCTGAAAGGATATTGAAATCACTGGCAGAACAATCGATGAATGAAACCATCAAAGGCGTGTATTGGAAAAACAGATTAACCTCCAGATGGTATGCTATGCCAATACAACACCAGAGTATGATGATTGATTGTTTCAGTGAAATCAACACTGCACTTCCAAAACAACCTTACAAGCAATTCATCAGCGGTATGCTTACCTGGTTAATTTTGAACAAAGAAACCAATCATTGGGGTAACAGCTTAAGTACCACAGAAGCTGTGTACAGCATAGTTGCGAATGCTGGAGAATGGTTTGGCAATAAGAGAGCAGTTCAGATAAAACTGGGCAATACTACCACTCTAGGAACTGCAACAGAAAAAACAATGGAAGGTTCCGGTTATTTTAAAAAGAGAATAGAAGGCAGTAAAGTGAATGCAACCATGGGAAATATTACTGTAACAACTGCTACTCAAAATATGGTGTCAAATCAGCCATCTTATGGAACTATCTACTGGCAATATTTAGCCAATATGGATGAAGTAACTGCCAGTAAGGGAGGAGTAGAAATCAATAAAACGATTAGTGTACACAGAAACAATCAATGGGTTCCTTTGAATGAAAACGAACCAGTTAAAGTAGGAGAATTATTGAATGTTTCACTGAGTATTAAAACGGATAGAGAAATGGATTATGTACATGTGAAAGACTTAAGGCCTGCAGCCACTGAGCCTACCGATGTACTAAGTGGCTACCAATGGAAGAGTCGGTTTATCTATTATCAGAGCACCAAAGATGTGAGTACCAATTATTATTTCCATTCTTTACCTAAAGGTGAACATCAGTTGAATTATACCATGAGAGCAACACATACAGGCTTATATACCGTGGGTCTTGCCTCCATTCAAAGTATGTATGCCCCAGCCATGAAAGCACATTCCAATTCCATTAAAATCAGAATTGAACAATAA
- the sucD gene encoding succinate--CoA ligase subunit alpha, giving the protein MSVLVNKHSKIIVQGFTGTEGTFHATQMIEYGTNVVGGVTPNKGGTTHLDKPVFNTVADAVKQTGADVSIIFVPPAFAADAIMEAAEAGIGLVVCITEGIPVQDMVRVKNYLQGSKTRLIGPNCPGVITAEEAKVGIMPGFIFKAGRIGIVSKSGTLTYEAADQVVKAGLGISTAIGIGGDPIIGTPTKEAVELLMNDPETDGIIMIGEIGGSMEAEAARWIKDNKTKPVVGFIAGQTAPPGRRMGHAGAIIGGADDTAAAKMKIMAECGIEVVASPADIGITMAAALKK; this is encoded by the coding sequence ATGTCAGTATTAGTAAACAAGCACTCAAAAATCATTGTTCAGGGTTTTACCGGAACAGAGGGAACGTTTCATGCAACTCAAATGATTGAGTATGGAACCAATGTGGTAGGTGGAGTTACCCCCAATAAAGGCGGAACAACCCATCTAGATAAGCCCGTATTTAATACAGTAGCCGATGCGGTTAAGCAAACTGGTGCTGATGTAAGTATCATTTTTGTACCACCAGCGTTTGCGGCAGATGCCATTATGGAAGCTGCGGAAGCAGGAATCGGTTTAGTAGTATGTATTACAGAAGGTATTCCTGTTCAGGATATGGTAAGAGTAAAGAATTACTTACAGGGAAGCAAAACCCGTTTGATTGGGCCAAACTGTCCTGGTGTAATCACTGCAGAAGAAGCAAAAGTTGGTATCATGCCTGGCTTTATTTTCAAAGCAGGTAGAATCGGTATCGTTTCAAAGAGTGGTACACTAACATATGAAGCTGCTGATCAGGTAGTAAAAGCCGGATTAGGTATCAGCACTGCTATTGGTATTGGTGGAGACCCAATCATTGGAACCCCAACCAAAGAAGCAGTAGAATTATTAATGAACGATCCTGAAACCGACGGTATCATTATGATTGGTGAAATTGGTGGTAGCATGGAAGCTGAAGCTGCGCGTTGGATCAAGGACAATAAGACCAAGCCTGTAGTAGGATTCATTGCAGGTCAAACTGCTCCTCCCGGAAGAAGAATGGGACACGCCGGTGCCATCATTGGTGGTGCAGATGATACAGCAGCTGCCAAAATGAAAATCATGGCAGAATGCGGTATTGAAGTGGTAGCTAGTCCTGCGGACATTGGTATTACTATGGCTGCCGCACTAAAAAAATAA
- a CDS encoding LemA family protein — protein MNTKRITLIVIIGLIVLIGGCGMSGYNGLVKLDETVSQSWNNVQSDYQRRADLIPNLVNTVKGEANFEQSTLKAVVEARASATQMKVDAKDLTPEKLQEFQASQGQLSQALGRLLMVTENYPNLRANEAFRGLQAQLEGTENRIKVSRNDFNAAVAAYNVKARSFPMNILASITGFKVKEGFKADAGSEKAPEVKF, from the coding sequence ATGAACACAAAGAGAATTACCCTTATTGTCATTATCGGATTAATTGTATTAATCGGCGGATGCGGTATGAGTGGTTACAACGGATTGGTAAAATTAGATGAAACTGTTAGCCAGTCCTGGAACAATGTACAAAGTGATTATCAACGCAGGGCAGACCTGATCCCTAATTTGGTGAATACCGTTAAGGGAGAAGCCAATTTTGAGCAATCAACGCTTAAAGCCGTGGTTGAAGCCAGAGCCAGTGCTACCCAAATGAAAGTAGATGCGAAGGATTTGACTCCTGAAAAATTACAGGAATTTCAGGCTTCTCAAGGCCAGTTATCTCAAGCATTGGGTCGTTTATTAATGGTTACCGAGAACTATCCTAACCTGAGAGCTAACGAAGCTTTTCGTGGCCTACAAGCTCAGTTAGAGGGTACAGAAAACCGTATTAAGGTTTCCAGAAACGATTTTAACGCTGCAGTTGCTGCTTATAATGTAAAAGCCAGATCATTCCCTATGAATATTTTGGCCAGCATAACCGGCTTTAAAGTAAAAGAAGGTTTTAAGGCAGATGCTGGTTCTGAAAAAGCACCAGAAGTTAAATTCTAA
- a CDS encoding TPM domain-containing protein, which translates to MFGLFGKKQKEYFTQAEKDAIVAAIQKAEQRTSGEIRIYVESNCALVNPVHRAKEIFFQLKMDQTASRNGVLLYLAMEDHQLAVFGDEGIHQKVGHAFWLKEVEMMLSEFKQMNFIEGICHIIEDIGEALLTHFPYDGTTDKNELPDEIVFGK; encoded by the coding sequence ATGTTTGGATTATTCGGTAAGAAACAAAAAGAATATTTTACCCAGGCAGAAAAAGATGCCATTGTTGCAGCCATTCAAAAAGCTGAACAAAGAACCAGTGGTGAAATCAGAATCTATGTAGAATCCAATTGTGCACTGGTGAATCCGGTTCACAGGGCTAAGGAAATATTTTTCCAATTAAAAATGGATCAGACAGCATCCCGTAACGGGGTGCTGTTGTATTTGGCCATGGAAGATCACCAGCTGGCTGTTTTTGGGGATGAAGGAATCCATCAGAAAGTTGGACATGCCTTCTGGCTCAAAGAAGTGGAAATGATGCTTTCCGAGTTTAAGCAAATGAACTTTATAGAAGGTATCTGCCATATTATTGAAGATATTGGAGAAGCCCTCTTGACACATTTCCCTTATGACGGAACTACTGATAAAAATGAATTACCTGACGAGATTGTTTTTGGAAAATAA
- a CDS encoding TPM domain-containing protein: MKKLLLILLLVVPFLSGIAQNVVAPPNPPRLVNDYAGVLSKEQVAILEEKLVALDDSTSNQIAVVILKSLEGYEVQEYANKLFRSWGIGNKKTNNGVLILASIEDRKIWIEVGYGLEGAIPDVTASSIYRNEIVPEFKQQNYYRGIDNAINALSKAAVGEYKTKRVRKGNNGDDGWSVLTFIIILVIVIFIVGAGGGGRGGRGGGMMSRRGAANVAEALLWSSLLGGNNRGGGGFGGGGFGGGGGGFGGFGGGSSGGGGAGGSW, translated from the coding sequence ATGAAGAAATTACTACTCATACTATTGTTGGTTGTTCCCTTTTTATCGGGCATTGCACAAAATGTAGTAGCTCCCCCGAATCCACCCAGATTGGTGAATGATTATGCGGGTGTTTTGAGCAAAGAGCAAGTGGCCATTCTTGAAGAGAAACTGGTTGCACTAGACGATAGTACTTCCAATCAGATTGCAGTAGTAATTCTAAAGTCGCTCGAAGGGTATGAAGTGCAGGAGTATGCCAATAAATTATTTCGCTCCTGGGGAATCGGGAATAAAAAAACCAACAACGGGGTATTGATCCTGGCTTCTATAGAAGACCGTAAAATATGGATCGAAGTTGGTTACGGACTGGAGGGAGCTATACCCGATGTAACAGCTTCCAGTATATACAGAAATGAGATTGTACCGGAATTCAAACAACAGAATTATTATCGTGGAATTGACAACGCCATTAATGCTTTGTCAAAAGCGGCTGTTGGTGAATACAAAACCAAAAGAGTCAGAAAAGGTAATAATGGAGATGATGGTTGGTCTGTTCTCACTTTCATTATTATACTTGTTATAGTGATCTTCATTGTAGGTGCTGGCGGCGGAGGAAGAGGTGGTCGTGGTGGCGGAATGATGAGCCGAAGAGGTGCAGCCAATGTGGCTGAAGCTCTTTTGTGGTCTTCCTTATTAGGTGGCAACAATAGAGGTGGCGGAGGATTTGGTGGCGGTGGCTTCGGTGGAGGTGGAGGCGGCTTCGGTGGCTTTGGCGGTGGAAGTAGCGGTGGTGGCGGAGCTGGCGGGTCTTGGTAA